One genomic segment of Rivularia sp. PCC 7116 includes these proteins:
- a CDS encoding poly(A) polymerase, translating into MSKQDKPKMATSWEIYNRIIWDSRLDSNVFIAGFEDRVSASGIREKPLAHWAADGDIPWHRIRYIRAQDIVVWDREQHLDLISSGHLPAFAWNNNQADETDKSTSDIKEQPATFSTKPVYKYKVDGWQAIDYLSKSVKSNSLTVASFNVLCDVYEKEKIQTEKRLPVIVEELRKCDADIIAIQEATPDFVRFLLAQDWVRDYYVSESSTAENIQTFANLLLSRLPYTLVEHKFSAHKHVLVGSWFINSELLQVAAVHLTSNRAQNADKKRKYQLTTVVDYLRKQPGNYFIVGDFNTRNNLQEQVPDISSFVDVWQDLRPDEAGYTFNPQLNPLAELMSLAGEAARFDRILMCSEQDSWVPQSVDLFAIEPVDNTEEKIFPSDHFGIRAVVENLTPPFRAPLSLSRRREENLATPLSLSRRREEENLTPPFRAPLSLSRRREGNLATPLSLSRRREEENLTPPLSRRGEENLATPLYLTRRGEGGEVIRDELKTIAPVYQSAIVIIPPEDIVPAIQTIRQRYDARFERWMPHINLIYGFLPESYFDEAAEIITSAVAQIQPFTVNLNNFETFTHRKSSTAWLHPIAQPETALHQLQALLQSLFPQCNEQSRKSDAGFTPHLSVGQFSTPEEAFAKLPQWHPRSFTVKSIALISRRGNEAFEVRRIIDLGAEASDIIPSELINLVNQLQPKLNQAQQIQRDTVLEIVSQACKECLGFQPNLQLLGSYRLGVESPESDLDVVCQIPTYLSGDDFLKNVQQRLKGLCESIQLVLDAKVPLLRLKLEGISLDLLYTGVDKNWASGINPKPTKSEMAIIGCWEADFIREFVQEYVPFDSFQWLLRAVRAWAKSRRIYGNNWGFLGGLSWALLSAWSCQYCDKNHTQPDKLLANFFNHLNQYNWRQPIALTDAGKQYSVQVPRDLLPIITSIEPCQNTARNITRSTAEILSGEFARATEMTQEIAAGNLDWSSLFEPINLQQESDIFLNLKLIGNDKQQLEKECGYLEGYIISLIIQLENHGIFVRPWAEMYRIQNAASIRLGLKIPLNLDLSLIKELARDFMSQYCHDFEVET; encoded by the coding sequence ATGTCTAAACAAGATAAGCCAAAAATGGCAACTAGCTGGGAAATTTATAATCGAATTATTTGGGATTCTCGTCTTGATAGCAATGTTTTTATTGCTGGTTTTGAAGACAGGGTTTCTGCAAGCGGTATTCGCGAAAAACCTTTGGCTCATTGGGCTGCTGATGGCGATATCCCTTGGCATCGTATCCGCTATATTCGCGCTCAAGATATTGTTGTTTGGGATAGAGAGCAGCATTTGGATTTGATTTCCAGCGGACATTTACCGGCTTTTGCGTGGAATAACAATCAAGCAGATGAAACCGATAAAAGTACTTCAGATATAAAAGAACAACCCGCAACTTTTAGTACAAAGCCTGTTTATAAATACAAAGTTGATGGTTGGCAAGCTATTGATTATTTATCAAAGTCAGTTAAATCAAATTCTTTAACAGTTGCTAGTTTCAATGTGCTATGTGATGTTTATGAAAAGGAGAAAATCCAAACTGAAAAACGTTTGCCGGTAATTGTTGAAGAATTGCGTAAATGCGATGCGGATATTATTGCGATTCAAGAAGCAACACCAGATTTTGTCAGGTTTCTCTTAGCCCAAGATTGGGTACGGGATTATTATGTTTCTGAATCAAGTACGGCTGAAAATATTCAAACATTTGCTAATTTATTGTTGTCGCGTTTGCCATATACATTAGTCGAACATAAGTTTTCTGCTCATAAGCATGTATTAGTGGGAAGCTGGTTTATCAATAGTGAGTTATTACAGGTTGCGGCGGTGCATTTGACAAGCAATCGCGCTCAAAATGCTGACAAAAAAAGAAAATACCAATTAACAACTGTAGTTGATTATCTGCGAAAGCAGCCAGGAAATTACTTTATTGTTGGTGATTTTAATACTAGAAATAATCTCCAAGAACAAGTACCAGATATTAGTAGTTTTGTTGATGTTTGGCAGGATTTACGTCCTGATGAAGCAGGTTATACTTTCAATCCGCAGCTAAATCCTTTAGCAGAATTAATGAGTTTGGCAGGAGAAGCAGCACGATTTGACCGGATTTTGATGTGTAGCGAGCAAGATAGCTGGGTACCGCAGTCTGTAGACTTATTTGCTATTGAACCTGTAGATAATACCGAAGAAAAAATATTCCCCTCAGACCATTTTGGTATACGAGCGGTTGTAGAAAACCTCACCCCGCCCTTCCGGGCACCCCTCTCCTTATCAAGGAGAAGGGAAGAAAACCTTGCTACACCCCTCTCCTTATCGAGGAGAAGGGAAGAAGAAAACCTCACCCCGCCCTTCCGGGCACCCCTCTCCTTGTCAAGGAGAAGGGAAGGAAACCTTGCTACACCCCTCTCCTTATCGAGGAGAAGGGAAGAAGAAAACCTCACCCCGCCCTTATCAAGGAGAGGGGAAGAAAACCTTGCGACACCCCTCTACTTAACAAGGAGAGGGGAAGGGGGTGAGGTTATCAGGGATGAGTTAAAGACAATTGCTCCCGTCTATCAAAGCGCTATTGTAATAATTCCACCAGAAGATATTGTCCCAGCAATCCAAACAATACGTCAGCGTTACGATGCAAGATTTGAACGTTGGATGCCACATATTAATTTGATTTACGGTTTTCTACCAGAATCTTATTTTGATGAAGCTGCGGAAATAATTACCTCAGCAGTTGCTCAAATACAGCCATTTACAGTTAACTTAAACAACTTTGAGACATTTACTCACCGCAAAAGTTCTACAGCTTGGTTGCATCCTATCGCCCAACCGGAAACTGCTTTGCATCAATTACAGGCATTACTACAAAGTTTATTTCCTCAATGCAACGAACAAAGTCGTAAATCGGATGCAGGATTTACACCCCATCTTAGTGTCGGACAATTTTCTACTCCAGAAGAAGCTTTTGCAAAACTACCCCAATGGCATCCTCGAAGTTTCACCGTTAAATCTATAGCTTTAATTAGTCGTCGAGGCAATGAAGCTTTTGAAGTAAGACGTATTATTGATTTAGGAGCAGAAGCAAGCGATATTATTCCTTCTGAATTGATTAATTTAGTCAATCAACTCCAACCAAAATTAAATCAAGCACAGCAAATACAGCGCGATACTGTTTTAGAAATTGTTAGTCAAGCCTGTAAAGAATGTTTAGGTTTTCAACCAAATTTACAGTTATTGGGTTCTTATCGTTTGGGAGTAGAAAGTCCCGAAAGCGACTTAGACGTTGTTTGTCAGATTCCTACTTATTTATCTGGGGATGATTTTCTCAAAAACGTACAACAACGTTTAAAAGGACTTTGCGAAAGTATTCAACTAGTTTTAGATGCCAAAGTGCCATTGTTGCGTTTGAAGTTAGAAGGAATATCTCTTGATTTGCTTTATACAGGTGTTGATAAGAATTGGGCATCGGGCATTAATCCTAAACCAACAAAATCGGAGATGGCTATTATCGGTTGTTGGGAAGCTGATTTTATTAGAGAATTCGTGCAGGAATATGTGCCATTTGATTCATTTCAATGGTTGTTACGGGCTGTTAGAGCATGGGCAAAATCCCGCCGAATCTACGGCAACAATTGGGGTTTCTTGGGTGGCTTGTCTTGGGCTTTACTGAGTGCTTGGAGTTGCCAGTATTGCGATAAAAATCATACTCAACCGGATAAATTACTTGCTAATTTCTTTAATCATCTCAATCAATACAATTGGAGACAACCGATTGCTTTAACAGATGCAGGAAAGCAATATTCAGTACAAGTGCCAAGGGATTTATTACCAATAATTACATCAATAGAACCTTGTCAAAATACTGCTCGCAATATCACTCGTTCGACAGCAGAAATATTATCTGGTGAATTTGCAAGAGCTACAGAAATGACTCAAGAGATTGCAGCCGGTAATCTTGATTGGTCATCATTATTTGAACCAATTAATTTACAGCAAGAATCGGATATATTCTTAAATTTAAAGTTAATAGGTAATGACAAACAACAGCTAGAAAAAGAATGCGGTTATTTAGAAGGCTATATTATTAGCTTAATTATTCAACTTGAAAATCATGGTATCTTTGTTAGACCTTGGGCAGAAATGTATAGGATACAAAATGCAGCTAGTATAAGATTAGGCTTAAAAATTCCTTTAAACTTGGATTTAAGTTTAATAAAAGAATTAGCTAGAGATTTTATGTCGCAATATTGTCATGATTTTGAAGTGGAGACATAG
- a CDS encoding pentapeptide repeat-containing protein, giving the protein MKSAIVASITLLACFGFMEQAKAFNPQDVERFKANGACPRCDLSGANLSQANLSKVNLRDANLRGADLTGTNLSNADLTGADLQNAVLIGANLSGASLMGANLRSASMENANLSFAALMSANLSAANLSGANVFLANFRGANFRLTTLRNGVVSSDKPYWWSLQSESLKDCNKFTSENARGTTCYNE; this is encoded by the coding sequence ATGAAATCAGCAATTGTAGCTAGTATTACTTTGTTAGCTTGTTTTGGCTTTATGGAACAAGCAAAAGCATTTAATCCACAAGATGTAGAACGTTTTAAGGCTAATGGTGCTTGTCCAAGATGCGATCTAAGTGGTGCTAATTTGTCACAAGCTAATCTGTCAAAAGTAAACCTACGGGATGCAAATTTGAGGGGTGCGGATTTAACAGGCACAAATTTATCCAATGCCGATCTCACAGGTGCTGATTTACAAAATGCGGTATTGATTGGTGCTAATCTTTCAGGTGCTTCTTTAATGGGTGCTAACTTGCGATCGGCTTCTATGGAAAATGCCAATCTTTCTTTTGCTGCTTTAATGAGTGCTAATTTATCAGCAGCTAACCTATCTGGAGCGAATGTATTTCTAGCAAACTTCCGTGGGGCAAATTTCCGATTAACTACTTTGAGAAATGGTGTAGTTTCATCTGACAAACCTTACTGGTGGTCTTTACAATCAGAAAGCCTTAAAGACTGTAATAAGTTTACATCTGAAAATGCTCGCGGTACAACTTGTTATAACGAATAA
- a CDS encoding AAA family ATPase has protein sequence MWTFPYCPNKGDFAINWRELENKFEWLRVLADCPQDARYHEEGDVLTHTKLVCEALIALPQWQALPEIQRSMLFAGALLHDVAKPKATKIEDSGAISSKGHVLQGAKMAQEILWDLNVPFQQREEIVSLVKYGSLPLWFWDKLNPQKAVIKASQIIRCDMLAMLAEADVRGRYCNDQNQLFERIDFFREFCRENNCFSQPRLFPSAHSRFIYFQKENGNPDYHAYDDTRFQVVIMSGLPGSGKDTWIQENLPEYKVISLDDLRREMGIKPGDNQGEVANAAKYLAKEYMRTGVSFVWNATNLNKQLRGMLIRLFAAYQADIRIVYLETSWSNLLKRNKTRTDKVPEKVLYRMKNRLEVPTIIEAHRVDWIAS, from the coding sequence ATGTGGACTTTTCCTTATTGCCCAAATAAGGGTGATTTTGCCATAAATTGGCGTGAATTAGAAAATAAATTTGAGTGGTTGCGAGTACTTGCTGATTGCCCGCAAGATGCACGCTATCACGAGGAGGGTGATGTTCTTACTCATACAAAGTTAGTGTGTGAAGCTTTGATTGCATTACCCCAATGGCAAGCTTTACCTGAAATACAGCGCTCGATGCTGTTTGCTGGGGCTTTATTACACGATGTCGCAAAACCAAAGGCTACCAAAATAGAAGATTCTGGTGCCATTAGTTCAAAGGGGCATGTATTACAAGGTGCAAAAATGGCACAAGAAATTCTTTGGGATTTAAACGTACCTTTTCAACAAAGAGAAGAAATTGTCTCTTTAGTAAAATACGGAAGTTTACCTTTATGGTTTTGGGATAAATTAAATCCGCAAAAAGCTGTTATTAAAGCCAGCCAAATTATTCGTTGCGATATGTTAGCTATGCTCGCAGAAGCTGATGTAAGGGGACGTTATTGTAATGACCAAAATCAATTATTTGAACGTATTGATTTCTTTCGTGAATTCTGCCGAGAAAACAATTGTTTTTCCCAACCACGCTTGTTTCCATCAGCCCATAGTCGGTTTATATATTTCCAAAAAGAAAACGGTAATCCTGATTATCACGCTTATGACGATACTCGTTTTCAAGTAGTAATCATGTCAGGATTACCCGGCTCGGGAAAAGACACTTGGATTCAAGAAAATTTACCAGAATATAAAGTCATATCCCTGGATGACTTGCGTCGCGAAATGGGTATTAAACCAGGTGATAATCAAGGTGAAGTTGCAAATGCAGCTAAATATCTGGCGAAAGAATATATGCGAACAGGAGTTTCTTTTGTTTGGAATGCAACTAATTTAAACAAGCAATTACGGGGAATGTTGATTCGTTTATTTGCAGCTTACCAAGCTGATATTCGCATTGTTTATCTAGAAACATCTTGGTCAAACTTGTTGAAAAGAAACAAAACCCGTACCGATAAAGTGCCAGAAAAAGTACTCTACCGCATGAAAAATCGTTTGGAAGTTCCGACGATTATTGAAGCGCACCGCGTGGATTGGATTGCGAGTTGA
- a CDS encoding serine/threonine-protein kinase, giving the protein MPNSQPNLNAIHCVNPNCSRPYPQPWGNKFCLACGSQLQLQDRFIPLERLGAGGFARIYTVWDVNTQTEKVLKVLVETSPKALELFAQEAEVLQRLKHGGVPKVEAGGYFFHNLSNSVQELDLPCLIMEKINGQTLEEVRYLYPQGCSEELVLDWLKQAVDILRHLHEHMIIHRDIKPSNLMLRNPASNLKNSQLVVIDFGGAKHFSVASSHRQSSSTRLFSTGYSPPEQVTGRNVGPTADFYALARTMIELLTGKNPQELEDIRTGTLRWRAALKFSEYGSDVNPLLVDLLDDMAQEEVRSRPENALIIQKRLSQIIKSTSYLPAHPRKGFFKGTKEFIQQFISGTTQGVSNTTLFAFNIITGIIRGSFETLWTIILACIGACIGTVAGFFLAFATALGDKVGEVVSNILIAFTSTPQPVLGSEIVLFAVSGLTTAWAITLAGGFNQRRRFLIASVMGIIGYSGGWFILQLIPPQQGEGWVGLILFSISLLTFGLGLRSHHIIHAIMTAFGTAIIFAGLINLGLSPTILNAATPFDISQLWIKLAFFCMLGSFTSFWLGVSTYLIVPALKILGWR; this is encoded by the coding sequence ATGCCCAATTCCCAACCCAATTTAAATGCGATTCACTGCGTAAATCCAAATTGTTCCCGCCCTTATCCCCAACCTTGGGGAAATAAATTTTGTCTTGCTTGCGGTTCGCAGTTGCAACTTCAAGATAGATTTATTCCTCTCGAACGTTTGGGTGCTGGGGGTTTTGCTCGCATTTATACGGTTTGGGATGTCAATACACAAACAGAAAAAGTTTTGAAAGTGTTGGTGGAAACTTCTCCAAAAGCACTGGAATTATTTGCCCAAGAAGCAGAAGTTTTACAGCGTTTAAAGCATGGGGGTGTTCCTAAAGTTGAAGCTGGTGGGTATTTTTTCCATAATCTCTCAAATTCAGTTCAAGAGCTAGATTTACCTTGTCTGATAATGGAAAAAATCAACGGTCAAACTTTGGAAGAAGTTCGTTATTTATATCCGCAAGGTTGTTCTGAAGAATTGGTATTGGATTGGCTCAAGCAAGCGGTAGATATCCTGCGACATCTCCACGAACACATGATTATTCACCGCGATATCAAACCTTCCAACTTGATGCTGCGTAATCCTGCTTCCAACTTAAAAAACTCTCAGTTGGTAGTAATTGATTTTGGTGGTGCCAAACACTTTAGCGTTGCAAGTTCTCATCGCCAATCTAGTTCTACGCGATTATTTTCTACTGGATACAGCCCACCAGAACAAGTTACCGGGCGCAATGTTGGTCCCACAGCCGATTTTTACGCTCTTGCCAGAACAATGATTGAATTGCTAACGGGAAAAAATCCTCAAGAATTAGAAGATATCCGTACAGGAACATTACGCTGGCGGGCAGCATTAAAATTTTCAGAATATGGCAGTGATGTCAATCCTCTTTTGGTAGACTTACTCGACGACATGGCACAAGAAGAAGTGCGATCGCGTCCGGAAAATGCGCTAATTATTCAAAAACGTTTATCACAGATAATCAAATCAACATCATATTTACCAGCACATCCGCGCAAAGGGTTTTTTAAGGGAACAAAAGAATTTATCCAACAATTTATTTCAGGAACAACTCAAGGTGTAAGCAATACTACACTATTCGCTTTTAATATAATTACAGGAATAATTCGCGGTAGCTTTGAAACTTTGTGGACAATAATCTTAGCCTGTATTGGCGCTTGTATAGGTACAGTTGCAGGTTTTTTCCTCGCATTTGCCACGGCTTTAGGCGATAAAGTTGGAGAAGTAGTAAGTAATATACTGATAGCTTTCACATCAACTCCTCAACCCGTATTAGGTTCGGAGATAGTATTATTCGCAGTATCTGGGCTGACAACAGCTTGGGCAATAACTTTAGCAGGAGGTTTCAATCAAAGAAGAAGATTTTTGATAGCCTCCGTAATGGGAATAATTGGATATAGCGGGGGTTGGTTTATCTTACAGCTAATACCACCGCAACAAGGAGAAGGCTGGGTAGGGCTAATACTATTTTCCATCTCCTTACTCACCTTCGGCTTGGGGCTTCGCTCTCATCACATTATCCATGCAATCATGACTGCATTTGGTACGGCGATTATTTTTGCAGGGTTAATAAACTTAGGTTTATCGCCAACTATATTAAATGCAGCAACTCCCTTCGATATATCGCAATTGTGGATAAAATTAGCCTTCTTTTGTATGTTAGGTAGCTTTACGAGTTTTTGGTTGGGAGTCAGTACCTACCTAATCGTTCCTGCATTGAAAATTTTGGGCTGGAGATAA
- a CDS encoding M20 family metallopeptidase has translation MLSRIKDLAAELAPRLIEIRRHIHSHPELSGEEFQTAAFVAGVLSSNGIHVEENIGKTGAIGELEGNGSDKRILAIRTDMDALPIQELAPLDYASRNQGIMHACGHDVHTTVGLGTAIILSKLSQEIPGKVRFIFQPAEEIAQGASWMVADGAMENVESILGVHVFPSIPAGSVGIRYGALTAAADDLEITITGESGHGARPHQAIDAIWIAAQVITTLQQAISRTQNPLHPVVLSIGKITGGRAPNVIADSVLLQGTVRSLHPDSSKELPSWIENIVKNVCDTYGAKYKVDYRQGVPSVQNDLALTQILQTAAEEAWGSDRVEILPEPSLGGEDFSMYLEKAPGSMFRLGVGFADREVNHPLHHPKFEVDESAIITGVVTVAYAAYKYWGLKSDTVQNLTPVATNS, from the coding sequence ATGCTTTCTCGTATTAAAGATTTAGCAGCAGAATTAGCACCGCGTTTAATCGAAATTCGTCGCCACATTCACTCTCACCCGGAATTGAGTGGTGAAGAGTTTCAGACAGCAGCTTTTGTTGCTGGGGTTTTATCTTCTAACGGTATTCATGTTGAGGAAAATATTGGTAAAACCGGCGCGATTGGGGAACTTGAAGGTAATGGTAGCGATAAACGTATTTTGGCTATTCGTACTGACATGGATGCTTTGCCGATTCAGGAATTAGCGCCACTCGATTATGCATCCCGCAATCAAGGAATTATGCACGCTTGCGGACATGATGTCCACACTACTGTGGGTTTGGGGACGGCAATTATTTTGTCTAAGTTATCACAGGAGATACCTGGAAAAGTACGATTTATATTTCAGCCTGCTGAGGAAATTGCTCAAGGTGCAAGTTGGATGGTTGCAGATGGAGCGATGGAAAATGTAGAAAGTATTTTAGGAGTTCACGTTTTCCCTTCTATACCTGCGGGTTCGGTTGGTATACGTTACGGTGCATTAACAGCAGCAGCAGATGATTTAGAGATTACTATTACTGGTGAATCTGGACATGGGGCACGCCCTCACCAAGCCATAGATGCTATTTGGATAGCCGCACAGGTAATTACTACGCTGCAACAAGCAATTAGCCGCACGCAAAATCCCTTGCATCCGGTAGTATTGAGCATCGGAAAAATTACTGGTGGTAGAGCGCCCAATGTTATTGCCGATTCCGTTCTTTTGCAAGGAACAGTGCGATCGCTACATCCAGATAGCAGCAAGGAATTACCAAGTTGGATTGAAAATATTGTCAAAAATGTTTGCGATACTTATGGTGCAAAATACAAAGTAGATTATCGTCAGGGCGTACCCAGTGTTCAAAATGACCTAGCACTTACTCAAATTTTACAGACAGCAGCTGAAGAAGCATGGGGTAGCGATCGCGTTGAAATTTTACCGGAACCTTCTTTGGGTGGTGAAGATTTTTCTATGTATTTAGAAAAAGCACCCGGCTCAATGTTTCGTTTGGGTGTAGGTTTTGCAGATAGAGAGGTAAATCACCCATTACATCATCCCAAATTTGAAGTTGACGAATCTGCCATTATTACTGGGGTTGTTACTGTTGCTTACGCTGCTTATAAGTATTGGGGACTTAAGAGCGATACAGTTCAAAATTTGACTCCTGTGGCAACGAACAGTTAG
- a CDS encoding peptide ligase PGM1-related protein produces MLHISDLEQLEKFRYLQSDLRDRWKCVEGDESDTSDVDILVIPSLSLDQRELKKVEGYEHYEERLLFALIRLWNPRNRLIYVTSVPLHPSIIDYYLQMLPGIPFSHARNRLLLLSTYDSSLKPLSQKILERPRLLQHIRHALRIDKSFMICYNSTGFEGQLSLKLGVPLYAAAPDLQIWGTKSGSRQIFAESEVPHPDGSELMWNISDLAEAGAKLWEREPSLKRMVIKLNEGISGEGNALLDLRPMLEFAPSKASHQERVTKITESFNNMSFQAKQETWSTFSGRIPELGAIVEAFVEGNIKLSPSVQGRITPTGEVEILSTHDQILGGPDGQIFLGCKFPADEDYRLQLQQLGLQIGLKLAEKGALERYGVDFIVVKQDGRWDIQAIEINLRKGGTTHPFMTLKLLTNGRYEPSTGLFYSQQGRPKYYIATDNLQKDRYRGLLPNDLMDIIAQHRLHFDTGTETGTVFHLMGCLSEFGKLGLTSIGDSPQQAEEIYNKVVKVLDEETPNSDDDFSSLSKQTFPISWEGFS; encoded by the coding sequence ATGCTTCATATATCTGATTTAGAACAACTGGAGAAATTTCGTTATCTTCAATCAGACTTACGGGATAGATGGAAGTGTGTAGAAGGTGATGAAAGCGATACAAGTGATGTTGATATTTTAGTAATTCCTTCTCTTAGTCTCGATCAACGCGAACTTAAAAAAGTTGAAGGTTACGAACATTATGAAGAACGTTTGTTGTTTGCTTTAATTCGCTTGTGGAACCCACGCAATCGGTTAATTTATGTGACATCGGTTCCTTTACATCCTAGTATTATCGATTATTATTTACAGATGTTACCGGGAATCCCTTTTTCCCACGCTCGCAATCGTTTGTTATTGCTTTCTACTTATGATTCTTCCCTCAAACCTTTGAGTCAAAAGATTTTAGAGCGTCCCCGGTTATTACAGCATATTCGACATGCTTTAAGAATAGATAAGTCTTTTATGATATGTTATAACTCCACTGGTTTTGAAGGACAATTGTCTTTAAAACTGGGAGTTCCATTGTATGCTGCGGCTCCAGATTTGCAAATTTGGGGGACAAAAAGCGGTTCTAGACAAATTTTTGCCGAATCTGAAGTTCCTCATCCAGATGGTAGCGAACTTATGTGGAATATCTCAGATTTAGCGGAAGCTGGGGCAAAATTATGGGAACGTGAGCCATCTTTAAAAAGGATGGTAATAAAACTAAATGAAGGCATTTCTGGAGAAGGAAATGCGCTGTTAGATTTAAGACCGATGCTTGAATTTGCTCCCTCGAAAGCATCTCACCAAGAGAGGGTAACGAAAATTACTGAAAGTTTCAATAATATGAGTTTTCAAGCAAAACAAGAAACTTGGTCTACATTTTCCGGAAGAATACCCGAATTAGGAGCGATTGTAGAAGCTTTTGTGGAAGGTAATATTAAGCTTTCGCCCAGCGTTCAGGGAAGGATTACACCGACTGGAGAAGTCGAAATTCTTTCTACTCACGACCAAATTCTAGGTGGCCCCGACGGTCAAATTTTTCTCGGATGTAAATTCCCTGCTGATGAAGATTATAGATTGCAGTTACAGCAATTAGGTTTACAAATTGGTCTTAAATTAGCGGAAAAAGGGGCTTTGGAAAGGTATGGTGTAGATTTTATCGTCGTCAAGCAAGACGGAAGATGGGATATTCAAGCAATCGAAATCAATTTACGAAAAGGTGGAACTACTCACCCCTTTATGACTTTAAAATTACTTACCAACGGTCGTTACGAACCTTCTACAGGTTTATTTTATTCTCAACAAGGACGACCAAAATACTACATTGCTACCGATAACTTGCAAAAAGACCGCTATCGGGGACTTTTACCCAACGATTTGATGGATATTATTGCTCAACACAGATTGCATTTCGACACCGGAACAGAAACTGGAACCGTATTTCATTTAATGGGTTGTCTTTCAGAATTTGGTAAATTAGGATTAACCAGCATCGGTGATTCCCCCCAACAAGCAGAAGAAATCTATAACAAAGTAGTAAAAGTTCTTGATGAAGAAACCCCCAACAGCGATGATGATTTCTCATCGCTATCAAAACAAACTTTCCCCATTTCTTGGGAAGGGTTTAGTTGA
- a CDS encoding RNA ligase family protein, whose product MKQIYKYPRTHHIQGSRLQPGDEDLNDIPFAEIKQRYAVVEEKVDGANAAISFSADGQIQLQSRGHYLTGGAREKHFNLFKQWANTHVASFWEVLGSRYILYGEWLYAKHTVFYDALPHYFLEFDVLDLEKQVFLSTAKRKQLLAGLPIVSVPLLFAGEIQSYKQLISFLGKSYYQTSEHLQNFEKICLEKGLDVERSLQQTDRSSVIEGLYIKIESADTVINRYKYVRSSFLTTIQQSDGHWLNRPIIPNQLCDGVDLFSEQLSGSSRGGREGEGVEGVRK is encoded by the coding sequence ATGAAACAAATTTATAAATATCCGCGTACCCATCATATTCAGGGTTCGCGATTGCAACCTGGGGATGAAGATTTAAATGATATCCCTTTTGCAGAAATTAAGCAGCGCTATGCAGTAGTTGAAGAAAAAGTAGATGGTGCGAATGCTGCAATTAGCTTCAGTGCTGACGGACAAATTCAACTGCAAAGTCGGGGACACTATTTAACTGGTGGAGCGCGAGAAAAGCACTTCAACTTGTTCAAGCAGTGGGCTAATACTCACGTTGCTAGTTTTTGGGAAGTATTAGGTAGTCGCTATATTCTTTACGGAGAATGGCTATATGCAAAACATACGGTATTTTACGATGCTTTGCCTCATTATTTCTTAGAATTCGATGTGCTTGATTTAGAAAAACAAGTATTTCTAAGTACTGCTAAAAGAAAACAGCTATTAGCAGGTTTGCCGATAGTTTCCGTACCCCTCTTATTTGCTGGAGAAATTCAATCCTATAAACAATTAATTAGTTTCTTAGGAAAATCATATTATCAAACCTCCGAACACTTACAGAACTTTGAAAAGATTTGTTTAGAAAAAGGGCTAGATGTCGAACGCTCTTTACAACAAACCGATAGAAGCTCTGTAATTGAAGGTTTATACATCAAAATTGAATCGGCAGATACGGTTATAAATCGTTATAAATACGTGCGTTCGAGCTTTTTAACCACCATTCAACAATCAGATGGACATTGGCTGAATCGTCCGATAATTCCGAATCAGTTGTGTGATGGTGTTGATTTATTTAGCGAGCAGTTATCAGGGAGTAGTAGAGGGGGAAGAGAGGGAGAGGGGGTAGAGGGGGTAAGAAAATAA